One window of the Colletotrichum destructivum chromosome 4, complete sequence genome contains the following:
- a CDS encoding Putative alpha/beta hydrolase-1 — MVKLGALSALALGLGTVGAASSSADDGGCVGVNAVSARCSPQETLHSREFFYVGGQTAADPTGNITVGQLYVEKLTPLIKLRPTPLVFIHGGGVSGTTWLNTPDNRPGWATYFLKQGYQVYLIDANSIGRSTVNNPAAFSMAVGMSDEFVEMGFTAVKAYNTYPQSQLHTQWPGTGMRGDPFFEQFQQSFIPYTSSYVPQELAVRAAACDLLSLIDAQSYLVSHSLGSKFAIGISNDCPEHLAGSINLEPSTIPFRAYGYALGSTAANPWGLTNTPVDYEPAVSSSAELNASVESVGQESLARRNCYRQKEPVRRLPKIASVPYVALTGEASVHVTYDHCIIDYLKQVGGRPEWIKLGDIGIRGNGHFMHLEKNSLDIAAVVHSWIKKQQNWWW; from the coding sequence ATGGTCAAACTCGGGGCACTCTCTGCCCTcgcgctcggcctcggcaccgttggggccgcctcctcatctgccgatgatggtggctGCGTTGGCGTAAACGCTGTGAGCGCGAGGTGCAGCCCTCAGGAAACTCTGCACAGCCGAGAGTTCTTCTACGTCGGAGGccagaccgccgccgacccgaCGGGCAACATCACCGTCGGCCAGCTGTACGTCGAGAAGCTGACGCCCCTCATCAAGCTCCGGCCGACCCCCTTGGTCTTcatccacggcggcggcgtctcggGCACCACGTGGCTCAACACCCCGGACAACCGCCCCGGCTGGGCCACCTACTTCCTCAAGCAGGGCTACCAGGTCtacctcatcgacgccaacAGCATCGGCCGGTCGACCGTCAACAACCCGGCCGCCTTCAGCATGGCCGTCGGCATGTCTGACGAGTTCGTCGAGATGGGCTTCACCGCCGTCAAGGCTTACAACACCTACCCTCAGTCCCAGCTGCACACCCAGTGGCCCGGCACGGGAATGCGGGGGGATCCCTTCTTCGAGCAGTTCCAGCAAAGCTTCATCCCATACACCAGCAGCTACGTCCCGCAGGAGCTGGCCGTGcgtgccgccgcctgcgacCTGCTCTCCCTCATCGACGCACAGTCCTACCTCGTCTCCCACTCGCTGGGGTCCAAgttcgccatcggcatctcCAACGACTGCCCCGAGCACTTGGCCGGCAGCATCAACCTCGAGCCCTCCACCATCCCTTTCCGCGCCTACGGCTACGCCCtcggcagcaccgccgcTAACCCCTGGGGCCTGACCAACACGCCCGTCGACTACGAGCCCGCCGTCTCGAGCTCCGCCGAGCTCAACGCCTCGGTCGAGTCCGTGGGCCAGGAGTCGCTCGCTCGCCGCAACTGCTACCGCCAGAAGGAGCCCGTCCGACGCCTCCCAAAGATCGCCAGCGTCCCCTACGTCGCCCTGACCGGCGAGGCCAGCGTGCACGTCACCTACGACCACTGCATCATCGACTACCTGAAGCAGGTGGGTGGCCGGCCGGAGTGGATCAAGCTGGGCGACATCGGCATCAGGGGCAACGGCCACTTCATGCACCTGGAGAAGAACagcctcgacatcgccgccgtggtCCACTCTTGGATCAAGAAGCAGCAAAACTGGTGGTGGTAG
- a CDS encoding Putative cellulose/chitin-binding protein: protein MRSTAALAVAGLVGSVYGHGYLTIPSSRTRLGAEAGLDSCPECTIREPVAAWPDVTAATVGRSGPCGYNARVSVDYNQPSRNWGNSPVVTYTRGQTVDVQWCVDNNGDHGGMFSYRICQDQALVDKFITPGYLPTDAEKQAAEDCFQRGTLKCTDVTGQSCGYSPDCSAGEPCWRNDWFTCNAFQASSRRACQGVDNAPLGSCYTSIAGGYPVTKKIRIPDYVSNHTLLSFRWNSFQTGQVYLTCADIAIGGGGGSNPPPASTRTSSAAATATSGGGGCAIASNVAVTFNEIVKTNPGQTIKIAGSIAALGNWDVTSAPALSAAQYTSSNNLWTYTVSLPAGTTFQYKFVNVASGGAATWESDPNRSYTVPRGCSTAVTVSSNWR from the exons ATGAGGTCAACCGCAGCTCTGGCCGTTGCCGGTCTCGTTGGCTCTGTCTATGGGCACGGCTACTTGACTATCCCTTCCAGTCGTACTAGACTGGGCGCTGAG GCCGGTCTGGACTCGTGCCCGGAGTGCACCATCCGGGAGCCCGTGGCCGCCTGGCCGGACGTCACggccgccaccgtcggccGGAGCGGCCCTTGCGGGTACAACGCGCGGGTCAGCGTGGACTATAACCAGCCGTCGAGGAACTGGGGCAACTCGCCCGTCGTGACGTACACTCGCGGCCAAACGGTCGACGTGCAGTGGTGCGTCGACAACAACGGCGACCACGGCGGCATGTTCAGCTACCGCATCTGCCAGGACCAGGCGCTCGTCGACAAGTTCATCACGCCGGGCTACCTGccgaccgacgccgagaagcaggcggccgaggactgCTTCCAGCGCGGCACCCTCAAGTGCACCGACGTGACGGGCCAGAGCTGCGGCTACAGCCCGGACTGCTCGGCGGGGGAGCCCTGCTGGCGGAACGACTGGTTCACGTGCAACGCGTTCCAGGCGAGCAGCCGGCGGGCGTGCCAGGGCGTCGACAACGCTCCCCTCGGGTCCTGCTACACGTCCATCGCCGGCGGGTACCCGGTCACCAAGAAGATCAGGATCCCGGACTACGTCTCGAACCACACGCTGCTCTCGTTCCGCTGGAACTCGTTCCAGACGGGCCAGGTGTACCTCACCTGcgccgacatcgccatcggcggcggtggtgggagCAACCCTCCTCCAGCGTCGACGCGGACCAGCAGcgcagcggcgacggcgaccagcggcggcggcggatgcgcCATCGCCAGCAACGTGGCCGTCACGTTCAACGAGATCGTCAAGACGAACCCGGGCCAGACGATCAAGATCGCGGGCTCGATTGCGGCGCTGGGCAACTGGGACgtcacgtcggcgccggcgctctcggcggcgcagTACACGAGCAGCAACAACCTATGGACGTACACGGTGTCGCTGCCGGCCGGGACGACGTTCCAGTACAAGTTCGTCAACGTGGCGtcgggcggcgcggcgacgTGGGAGAGCGACCCGAACCGGTCGTACACGGTGCCGCGGGGCTGTTCGACGGCCGTGACGGTGAGCAGCAACTGGAGATAG
- a CDS encoding Putative AAA+ ATPase domain, ATPase, AAA-type, core: MAPSSTIAETLGLAMVDDTTKETKTPSKETTNGTTITRRDNKTNGDATNGDATNGNTEETDKASADTKADEKEEPKESKEPKKPLAPFGSIASPKNIYKSPKDSDGNWTWVDKYPEDVEDAAENEETAQYAVVVRNVKSNDSRKKLEADSIVIQSPWLKKALADVLDGYTGVACELDRLEFEAPFRPFVHRWTEFRKYLDNRDLDDTTREHLAILHDILQYEIGHSIKAFEDYVVKGVITFEHLWMMFQPGAVVLAAHKGPLSAFELDETEYMENQCGKFLQLRADCVDYGGKTFGRHREKINIPEFLGTKKITGLNAYPWAFHPDREALRAALIRRGSIFEELAGHHYKQYSGTAITWDREGNEVPIQVEGRVVIDINSFNRFSPYYNTRYLSDWTAKDAEALSAWKRQHGGPGKDGSNPKLTPYHQMLARSRTRGYSLKLKKWLDFFVEQVTEITWNTNAFDKLVLPEDQKELILAFSESQLDGSTFDDVISGKGKGIICLLSGPPGVGKTLTAEAVAENLRVPLHTLSSGDLGSEPWEVENGLARILELVARWDAILLLDECDVFLEARSAHDLERNKVVSIFLRTLEYYEGILFMTTNRVGNIDPAFQSRIHVSLEYPDLTAESRRLIWGNFLKGATLESEVSDEDVAELAALPLNGRQIKNVLKTAQLLAARKKSPLRRSFIDVVLNIEKRRPQSSS, translated from the coding sequence ATGGCACCCTCAAGCACAATCGCCGAGACCCTGGGTCTCGCCATGGTTGATGATACGACCAAGGAGACCAAGACCCCCTCCAAGGAGACGACGAACGGCACAACCATCACACGCCGTGATAACAAGACAAACGGTGATGCCACAAACGGTGATGCCACAAACGGAAACACAGAAGAAACCGACAAAGCATCAGCCGAcaccaaggccgacgagaaggaagagCCCAAAGAATCCAAAGAACCCAAGAAGCCCCTCGCCCCCTTCGGCTCCATCGCATCGCCCAAGAACATCTACAAGTCGCCCAAGGACAGCGACGGAAACTGGACCTGGGTCGACAAGTACCccgaagacgtcgaggacgcggccgagaacgaggagacggcgcagtacgccgtcgtcgtgcgCAACGTCAAGAGCAACGACAGCcgcaagaagctcgaggccgactcCATCGTCATCCAGAGCCCCTGGCTCAAGAAGGCGCTTgccgacgtcctcgacggctACACCGGCGTCGCCTGCGAGCTGGACCGCCTCGAGTTCGAAGCGCCCTTCCGGCCCTTTGTGCACCGCTGGACCGAGTTCCGCAAGTACCTGGACAATAgggacctcgacgacacgACCAGGGAGCACCTCGCCATCCTCCACGACATCCTGCAGTACGAGATCGGCCACAGCATCAAGGCGTTCGAGGACtacgtcgtcaagggcgtcATCACGTTCGAGCACCTCTGGATGATGTTCcagcccggcgccgtcgtcctcgccgcccacaagGGCCCGCTGTCGGCCTTTGAGCTCGACGAGACCGAGTACATGGAGAACCAGTGCGGAAAATTCCTGCAGCTGCGCGCCGACTGCGTCGACTACGGCGGCAAGACGTTTGGCCGCCACCGCGAGAAGATTAACATCCCCGAGTTCCTCGGCACCAAGAAGATCACGGGGCTCAACGCCTACCCCTGGGCCTTCCACCCGGACAGGGAGGCCCTGCGCGCGGCGCTGATTCGCCGCGGCAGCATcttcgaggagctggccggcCACCACTACAAGCAGTATTCGGGAACCGCCATCACATGGGACCGCGAGGGCAACGAGGTGCCCATCCAGGTCGAGGGccgcgtcgtcatcgacatAAACTCCTTCAACCGCTTCAGCCCGTACTACAACACGCGCTACCTGAGCGACTGGACCGCCAAGGATGCGGAGGCCCTCTCGGCGTGGAAGCGCCAGCACGGCGGCCCCGGCAAGGACGGCAGCAACCCTAAGCTGACCCCTTACCACCAGATGCTGGCGCGATCTCGGACGCGCGGCTACTCCCTCAAGCTCAAGAAGTggctcgacttcttcgtcgaGCAGGTGACGGAGATCACGTGGAACACCAACGCCTTTGACAAGCTCGTGCTGCCCGAGGACCAGAAGGAGctcatcctcgccttctccgaGTCCCAGCTGGACGGGTCGACGTTTGACGACGTCATCTCGGGCAAGGGGAAGGGCATCATCTGCCTGCTCTCGGGCCCgcccggcgtcggcaagACCCTGACGGCGGAGGCCGTGGCCGAGAACCTGCGCGTGCCGCTGCACACGCTGAGCTCCGGCGACCTGGGCTCGGAGCCGTGGGAGGTGGAGAACGGCCTCGCGCGGATCCTGGAGCTCGTGGCGCGTTGGGACGCcatcctgctgctggacgagtGCGACGTCTTCCTCGAGGCGCGCTCGGCGCACGACCTCGAGCGCAACAAGGTCGTCTCCATCTTCCTGCGCACGCTCGAGTACTACGAGGGCATCCTGTTCATGACGACGAACCGCGTCGGCAACATCGACCCGGCCTTCCAGTCGCGCATCCACGTGTCGCTCGAGTACCCGGACCTGACCGCGGAGTCGCGCCGTCTGATCTGGGGCAACTTTTTGAAGGGCGCGACGCTGGAGAGCGAggtctcggacgaggacgtcgcgGAGCTGGCGGCCTTGCCTCTCAACGGGCGGCAGATCAAGAATGTCCTCAAGACGGCGCAGCTGCTTGctgcgaggaagaagagcccGCTGCGGCGTAGcttcatcgacgtcgtcctgaACATTGAGAAGAGGCGTCCTCAGTCATCTTCGTGA
- a CDS encoding Putative short-chain dehydrogenase/reductase SDR, NAD(P)-binding domain superfamily, with translation MTCKRIPIRAVGRGSLLDLSCARSSFITSQALLSPSKGFRQYNTTRRLQTPPIMDAVKNTIAENFGGAASKLGTHQFTLEECPDLTGKVAVVTGGSEGIGYGVTYTLLKNNVAKIYILSVLQEVVDGAKDAISKELGAEKAGRTKWFQCDLGDWRRVKEVAEQIKNDTDRLDIVVNNGGRGIMTYQLTDYGVDRHMAVNHMGHVVLTSHLLPLIKKTAEGGDIVRIANQASNAHNAAPSDCKFESLDELNQDLGPNGQYGRSKLAGILYARYFNRKVTQNGHPNVLMNATHPGFVSTKMSKQEIFEPYPLGGYAMAIGMEPFKKSQWEGAVPMVYAATTTKESGQYICPPAIPEPGSKLSQDDALADQLMELTRQIITEKTKDQSVDKGCPMDDLVMH, from the exons ATGACTTGCAAACGTATCCCTATTCGAGCGGTTGGACGCGGTAGCCTGTTGGACTTATCTTGCGCCAGATCCTCTTTCATCACGTCTCAGGCCCTTCTCTCACCCTCCAAAGGATTCCGTCAATATAACACCACCAGACGTTTACAAACCCCTCCAATCATGGACGCTGTCAAG AACACCATCGCTGAGAACTTTGGAGGCGCGGCCTCGAAGCTGGGAACCCACCAGTTTACACTCGAAGAGTGCCCTGATCTCACCGGcaaggtcgccgtcgtgaccggcggcagcgagggcATCGGGTACGGCGTCACATACACGCTGCTGAAGAACAACGTCGCCAAGATCTACATCCTCTCCGTCCTGcaggaggtcgtcgacggcgccaaggacgccatctccaaggagctcggcgccgaaaAGGCCGGCCGCACCAAGTGGTTCCAGTGCGACCTGGGCGACTGGCGGCGCGTCAAGGAGGTCGCCGAGCAGATCAAGAACGACACGGACAggctcgacatcgtcgtcaacaaCGGCGGGCGCGGCATCATGACGTACCAGCTCACCGACTACGGCGTCGACCGCCACATGGCCGTCAACCACATGGGCCACGTCGTGCTGACGTCGCACCTGCTGCCGCTcatcaagaagacggccgagggcggcgacatTGTGCGCATCGCGAACCAGGCTAGCAACGCGCACAACGCGGCGCCGAGCGACTGCAAGTTCGAGagcctcgacgagctcaacCAGGACCTGGGCCCTAATGGGCAGTACGGCCGTAGCAAGCTCGCGGGTATCTTGTACGCGCGGTACTTCAACCGCAAGGTGACGCAGAACGGCCACCCCAACGTGCTGATGAACGCGACGCATCCCGGCTTCGTGAGCACCAAGATGAGCAAGCAGGAGATCTTTGAACC ATACCCTCTTGGGGGATAcgccatggccatcggcATGGAGCCGTTCAAAAAGTCCCAGTGGGAGGGTGCCGTCCCGATGGTCTACGCCGCCACGACAACCAAGGAGTCGGGCCAGTACATCTGCCCGCCCGCCATTCCCGAGCCGGGAAGCAAACTGTCGCAGGACGACGCGCTCGCCGACCAACTTATGGAGTTGACGCGGCAGATCATCACggagaagaccaaggaccAGTCCGTCGACAAGGGATGCCCGATGGACGACCTGGTTATGCATTAA